The following are from one region of the Endozoicomonas sp. 4G genome:
- a CDS encoding type I restriction enzyme HsdR N-terminal domain-containing protein: protein MGTIQDILDVAKHLTHLDANEAETRLKVIDKILFEVLGWTHEDVTVEQRVSEDGKTTFADYIIRTANAALIVEAKKIGITFETRPLNRRLKLSKGNLSGSLGDAIVQARDYCRKLSIQFAVVTNGEQWVIFPANRIDQVAFHDSSAIVFNSLESALKDDYTEFSDLLSRKAVVNSSLENLLLGYTEDQIEERRLKNYHKTANYYESTNPMYPLIEEAITTAFSDTVTDMDPSLFEKCYVNSSDRMKFDRKINMHISKSQSLFNKQPVRPLQKRHNNTFKKVLSDAHKKAKPLAVVILGTVGSGKTTFQHYTRYVSAAKVFEKKDDNSHPHWVSIDFLGFTNDENPVDYIYSSLMHYIISDEYLSDFNECVKKAYNKEITAIKRGPSFLMAKNEEKLNEIISSRLQSDYDKKKPYVDTIISHISSKVPFYLVIDNVDQLEEITQSNIFTESVAFSQKLRLNLVISIRSSTYVEHRNSAAFNAFDFDPILIEPPKVESVLSKRFFLARNLIDGESGDFFSENGMNVHVENLASIIELVQSSVLGTEIGGLLEVLAADDIRNALRMTRHFLEHGYSNPGKAVQTYKSKGQYTLPKHEALRAILVGSHAVYSEEFSLIGNPFDSRLGRTNLQMVRFFILTALVKYSSDSSFQYLDGLEIRKVMRTIGIADECTLKALSDLCSLRFIHTASHDNPNFNSNYYPSRLGGYIVRELISNMTFIENIMMDTFISEDSTWNNLSDLGRKISNCHGDVIKRLELRIDRVIIFYAYINKLYESLLNETKKRQVPKEWKTNPFQDSCKTLEKNLEKAMDSAKRNYGNKEKYRPKKSPSYA, encoded by the coding sequence ATGGGTACAATCCAAGACATTCTGGATGTTGCAAAACACTTAACCCACCTCGATGCAAATGAAGCAGAAACACGGTTAAAAGTAATTGATAAGATACTTTTTGAAGTTCTAGGGTGGACTCATGAAGATGTAACAGTTGAGCAAAGAGTTAGCGAGGATGGTAAAACTACTTTCGCTGACTACATCATTAGAACCGCAAATGCAGCACTAATTGTTGAAGCAAAAAAAATTGGCATAACATTTGAAACAAGGCCACTAAATAGAAGATTAAAACTATCTAAAGGAAATTTATCCGGCTCACTAGGTGATGCCATAGTTCAAGCTAGGGATTATTGTAGAAAACTTAGCATTCAATTTGCTGTAGTTACAAATGGTGAGCAGTGGGTTATTTTTCCAGCGAACAGAATTGATCAGGTTGCATTTCATGATTCTTCAGCAATTGTATTTAATAGCTTAGAGTCAGCATTAAAAGACGATTACACAGAATTTTCAGATTTATTATCGAGAAAAGCTGTTGTTAATTCTAGCTTGGAAAATTTATTGCTCGGTTACACTGAGGATCAAATAGAAGAAAGAAGATTAAAAAATTACCATAAAACAGCTAATTATTATGAAAGCACGAACCCTATGTATCCGCTTATTGAAGAGGCAATAACTACAGCATTTTCCGATACTGTAACCGATATGGATCCTAGTCTTTTTGAAAAGTGTTATGTAAACAGTTCTGATAGAATGAAATTTGATCGAAAGATCAATATGCATATTTCAAAAAGCCAAAGTTTATTTAACAAGCAGCCCGTCAGACCTTTACAAAAAAGACACAACAACACGTTTAAGAAAGTACTATCAGATGCTCACAAGAAAGCCAAACCGCTTGCTGTTGTGATACTAGGTACAGTCGGGTCAGGAAAAACAACGTTTCAACACTATACTCGCTACGTATCTGCTGCAAAAGTATTTGAAAAAAAAGATGATAATAGTCATCCACACTGGGTTAGCATTGATTTTCTTGGATTTACAAATGACGAAAATCCCGTAGATTATATTTATTCATCATTAATGCATTACATTATTAGTGATGAGTATCTGTCAGATTTTAATGAATGCGTTAAAAAAGCATATAACAAAGAAATAACTGCCATAAAGAGAGGCCCATCTTTTTTAATGGCAAAAAATGAGGAAAAACTTAATGAGATTATTTCATCAAGACTCCAGTCTGATTATGATAAAAAGAAACCGTATGTAGATACAATAATATCTCACATCTCAAGCAAGGTCCCTTTCTACCTAGTAATAGACAACGTTGACCAGTTAGAAGAAATCACACAATCTAATATTTTTACAGAGTCTGTAGCATTCTCTCAAAAGTTAAGGCTCAACCTTGTAATATCAATAAGAAGTTCAACATATGTTGAGCATAGAAATTCTGCTGCATTTAATGCTTTTGATTTTGATCCAATTTTAATTGAACCACCTAAAGTTGAATCAGTTCTTTCCAAAAGATTTTTTTTGGCTAGAAACTTAATAGATGGAGAGTCTGGTGATTTTTTTTCAGAAAATGGAATGAATGTCCATGTTGAAAATTTAGCCTCGATAATTGAATTGGTTCAAAGTTCAGTACTAGGAACAGAGATTGGTGGATTACTAGAAGTCTTAGCTGCAGACGATATCAGAAATGCGTTAAGAATGACTCGTCACTTTCTAGAACATGGCTATAGTAACCCTGGGAAAGCCGTTCAGACATATAAAAGTAAAGGGCAATACACATTACCTAAACACGAGGCTCTTAGAGCTATTCTTGTTGGTAGCCATGCGGTTTATTCAGAAGAGTTTTCATTAATTGGAAATCCTTTTGATTCTAGGCTTGGCAGAACTAATTTACAAATGGTTAGATTTTTCATATTGACAGCACTTGTAAAATACAGTTCTGACTCAAGTTTTCAATATTTAGACGGCTTAGAAATCAGAAAAGTGATGAGAACTATCGGAATAGCCGATGAGTGTACCTTAAAAGCACTTTCAGATTTATGCTCATTACGATTCATTCATACCGCAAGTCATGACAACCCAAATTTCAATTCCAACTATTATCCAAGTAGACTTGGTGGTTATATTGTCCGTGAACTAATTTCGAACATGACCTTCATAGAGAATATCATGATGGACACTTTTATTTCAGAAGACTCCACATGGAATAATCTCTCTGACCTTGGTAGAAAAATTTCGAACTGTCACGGTGATGTTATTAAGAGATTGGAGCTGAGAATTGATAGGGTGATAATATTTTACGCCTATATTAATAAGCTTTATGAATCTTTGCTAAATGAAACAAAAAAGAGACAAGTACCAAAAGAATGGAAAACAAACCCATTCCAAGATTCTTGTAAGACACTAGAGAAAAATCTCGAAAAAGCAATGGACTCAGCGAAGCGCAATTACGGCAATAAAGAGAAATACCGTCCTAAAAAATCCCCATCTTATGCTTGA